DNA from Nitrospirota bacterium:
TATAGTCAAGGGATTTTCACGTTATCATAAATATACCATCGGCGCTGACCTAAGGAATCTCTCACGTGAGGTTGTTAAGCTTATCATTTAAGAGCTTTAAATCATTCCAAAATGCAGTTGAGGCAGCGGTAAGCCTCAGCAGACAGAGTGAGGGATGGATTAGGAGCATAAAGCAAAAGAATAGATAAGGAGGATTGATTGTATGTATAATTCATCAGGCA
Protein-coding regions in this window:
- a CDS encoding four helix bundle protein, with translation MAQYEHLPVYKKAMDLAVYMENIVKGFSRYHKYTIGADLRNLSREVVKLII